The following are encoded in a window of Candidatus Binatus sp. genomic DNA:
- a CDS encoding radical SAM protein, which translates to MAANDQGALREPTDFGRRKFGAALVNVTNVCNLECRHCFVYRAGNPNLARDKMDDATMLHQLRMLRDKHGIKSMLFMGGEPMIRKRLVFEAMNLFERSSIVTNGTYGIPSIPGRLVTVSLDGPERMNDPIRGEGVFRKVKQAIFARDPRDGTTVIIQMAITRENAPGLEEFIEEVKDWPVDGVAFTFHVPSKGEHGPLAWDDLRERDAVIDRVIALKRKHPTLIKSNVETLEMMKSERALNYTGERGEHCALRAMLPLYMGDNGNFERTFCCYGNDVDCARCGAYGVFNSAYHRMKGDHAED; encoded by the coding sequence GCGCTGGTCAATGTGACCAACGTCTGCAACCTCGAATGCCGCCACTGCTTCGTTTACCGCGCCGGCAATCCCAACCTCGCGCGCGACAAGATGGACGACGCGACCATGCTCCATCAGTTGCGCATGCTGCGCGACAAGCACGGCATCAAGTCGATGCTGTTCATGGGCGGCGAGCCCATGATTCGCAAGCGCCTGGTATTCGAGGCTATGAACCTGTTCGAGCGCTCCTCGATCGTGACCAACGGGACCTACGGGATTCCGTCCATCCCCGGCCGTCTGGTCACTGTGTCGCTCGACGGACCGGAGCGGATGAACGATCCGATCCGCGGCGAGGGCGTGTTCCGCAAGGTCAAGCAGGCGATCTTCGCGCGCGATCCGCGCGACGGCACGACCGTCATCATCCAGATGGCGATCACGAGGGAGAACGCGCCGGGACTCGAAGAATTCATCGAGGAAGTGAAGGACTGGCCAGTCGATGGCGTCGCATTCACGTTTCATGTCCCCTCCAAGGGAGAGCACGGCCCACTTGCCTGGGATGACCTGCGCGAGCGCGACGCGGTTATCGACCGGGTCATCGCGCTCAAGCGCAAGCACCCGACGCTAATCAAGAGCAACGTCGAAACGCTGGAAATGATGAAGTCCGAGCGCGCGCTCAATTACACCGGCGAGCGCGGTGAGCATTGCGCGCTGCGCGCGATGCTGCCGCTTTACATGGGCGATAACGGGAATTTCGAGCGAACCTTCTGCTGCTACGGCAACGATGTGGACTGCGCGCGCTGCGGCGCCTACGGCGTTTTCAACAGCGCGTACCATCGGATGAAGGGCGACCACGCGGAAGACTGA
- a CDS encoding acyl-CoA dehydrogenase family protein: MKTYVELDIDFPPVLAELKSAVHRFAENVVRPTATALDRIADPQQVIAPDSILWKFYRSAYQLGYHAAMIPTEFGGLGLHGVGMHVFLEELGWGSAGLAISLGVAGFPFEALAASGNRELIDRYLKPFVADREAKYIGCWPVTEPAHGSDWGSSILDDADPTNRGGRVIARREGDDYVINGQKAAWVSNGTIATHGLTYLMAASNNGQPRAGAAIFVPFDLPGVSKGRPLDKIGQRALNQGEIFFDNVRIPARYMLAEPGNFDLFGMQVLTKANGTMSAVFTGVARAAFEAALDYSRQRIQGGKPICEHQLIQKRLFEMFTKVEACRRLSRAAMEYNDAAAIPALEYAMAAKTFCTQAAFEVASDALQVFGGNGLSREYGIEKIFRDARASLIEDGTNDMLSIAGAQLILAQA, from the coding sequence ATGAAGACATACGTGGAGCTTGACATTGACTTCCCGCCGGTATTGGCGGAGCTGAAAAGCGCCGTCCACCGCTTCGCCGAGAACGTCGTGCGCCCTACCGCCACCGCGCTCGATCGGATTGCCGATCCGCAGCAAGTGATCGCGCCTGACTCGATCCTGTGGAAGTTCTATCGGTCGGCTTACCAACTCGGCTACCACGCGGCGATGATTCCCACGGAGTTTGGCGGGCTGGGGCTCCACGGCGTTGGAATGCACGTCTTCCTCGAGGAATTAGGCTGGGGCAGCGCGGGCCTCGCGATCAGTCTCGGGGTTGCCGGCTTTCCGTTCGAGGCGCTCGCGGCCAGTGGCAATCGCGAGCTGATAGATCGATACCTCAAGCCGTTTGTCGCCGATCGCGAGGCCAAATACATCGGATGCTGGCCGGTCACCGAGCCGGCGCACGGCTCCGATTGGGGTTCCTCGATCCTCGACGACGCCGATCCGACCAATCGCGGAGGGCGCGTCATCGCGCGCCGCGAGGGCGACGACTACGTCATCAACGGCCAGAAGGCGGCGTGGGTATCCAACGGCACCATCGCAACCCACGGACTAACCTACCTGATGGCCGCCTCCAACAACGGCCAACCGCGCGCCGGCGCCGCCATTTTCGTTCCCTTCGACCTGCCCGGGGTGTCCAAGGGCAGGCCGCTGGACAAGATTGGACAGCGTGCACTCAATCAGGGCGAAATCTTCTTCGACAACGTTCGCATTCCCGCGCGCTACATGCTTGCCGAGCCGGGTAACTTCGACCTGTTCGGGATGCAGGTGTTGACCAAGGCCAACGGCACCATGAGCGCCGTGTTTACGGGCGTCGCGCGAGCCGCCTTCGAGGCGGCGCTCGACTACTCCAGGCAACGGATCCAGGGCGGCAAGCCGATCTGCGAGCATCAGCTGATTCAGAAGCGTCTGTTCGAAATGTTTACCAAGGTCGAGGCCTGCCGGCGCCTGTCGCGCGCGGCGATGGAATACAACGACGCCGCGGCCATCCCGGCACTCGAGTACGCGATGGCGGCCAAGACTTTCTGCACTCAGGCAGCCTTCGAAGTCGCCAGCGATGCGCTGCAGGTGTTTGGCGGCAACGGGCTGAGCAGGGAGTACGGGATCGAGAAAATCTTCCGCGATGCCCGTGCGTCGCTGATCGAAGACGGCACCAACGACATGTTGAGCATTGCCGGCGCGCAACTGATCCTCGCGCAAGCGTGA